A stretch of Tenrec ecaudatus isolate mTenEca1 chromosome 2, mTenEca1.hap1, whole genome shotgun sequence DNA encodes these proteins:
- the KCNJ15 gene encoding ATP-sensitive inward rectifier potassium channel 15 isoform X1 yields MVARWVTGNEDIPPALRKTPADLLSDRPGGPTNLAMDPINIMSSAPLVKHTAGAELKTSRPRVMSKSGHSNVRLDKVDGIYLLYLQDLWTTVIDMKWRYKLTLFAATFVMTWFLFGVIYYAIAFIHGDLEPRLQASNHTPCILKVDSLTGAFLFSLESQTTIGYGVRSITEECPHAIFLLVAQLVITTLIEIFITGTFLAKIARPKKRAETIKFSHCAVITKQNGKLCLVIQVANMRKSLLIQCQLSGKLLQTHITKEGERILLNQATVKFHVDSSSESPFLILPMTFYHVLDETSPLRDLTPQNLKDKEFELVVLLNATVESTSAVCQSRTSYVPEEIYWGFEFVPVVSLSKNGKYVADFSQFEQIRKSPDCTFFCADSEKQKLEEKYRQEDQRERELRSLLLQQSNV; encoded by the exons ATGGTAGCCAGGTGGGTGACGGGGAACGAGGACATTCCACCTGCCTTAAGGAAGACACCTGCTGACCtgctgagtgacagaccag GTGGCCCCACGAACCTGGCCATGGACCCCATCAACATTATGTCCAGTGCTCCCCTGGTGAAACACACTGCCGGAGCTGAACTCAAGACCAGCAGACCCCGAGTCATGTCCAAAAGTGGCCACAGCAACGTGCGACTTGACAAAGTGGACGGCATATACCTCCTCTATCTGCAGGACTTGTGGACAACTGTTATCGACATGAAGTGGCGATACAAGCTCACTCTGTTCGCCGCCACTTTTGTAATGACTTGGTTCCTCTTCGGAGTGATCTACTACGCCATCGCGTTCATTCATGGGGACCTGGAGCCACGGCTGCAGGCGTCCAATCACACTCCCTGCATCTTGAAAGTGGACTCTTTAACGGGGGCGTTCCTCTTTTCGCTGGAGTCCCAGACCACCATTGGCTACGGAGTCCGATCCATCACGGAGGAATGCCCACATGCCATTTTCCTGCTGGTGGCCCAGCTAGTCATCACAACCTTGATTGAGATCTTCATCACGGGCACCTTTCTGGCCAAAATCGCAAGACCCAAAAAGCGAGCCGAAACCATCAAGTTCAGCCACTGCGCAGTCATCACCAAGCAGAACGGGAAGCTGTGCTTGGTGATCCAGGTGGCCAACATGAGGAAGAGCCTCCTGATCCAGTGCCAGCTGTCGGGCAAGCTCCTGCAGACGCACATCACCAAGGAGGGTGAACGGATTCTCCTCAACCAGGCTACCGTCAAGTTCCACGTGGATTCGTCTTCCGAGAGCCCCTTCCTCATTCTGCCCATGACCTTCTACCATGTGCTGGATGAGACGAGCCCCTTGAGAGACCTCACGCCCCAAAACCTCAAAGACAAAGAGTTTGAACTGGTGGTTCTCCTTAATGCCACAGTCGAATCCACCAGCGCGGTCTGCCAGAGCCGGACATCGTACGTCCCAGAGGAAATCTACTGGGGGTTTGAGTTTGTGCCCGTGGTTTCACTCTCCAAAAACGGCAAGTATGTGGCTGATTTCAGTCAGTTTGAACAGATCCGCAAGAGCCCAGACTGCACGTTCTTCTGCGCGGATTCAGAGAAGCAGAAACTTGAGGAGAAGTACCGGCAGGAGgatcagagagagagggagctgAGGTCCCTTCTGCTACAACAGAGCAATGTCTGA
- the KCNJ15 gene encoding ATP-sensitive inward rectifier potassium channel 15 isoform X2, producing the protein MVARWVTGNEDIPPALRKTPADLLSGPTNLAMDPINIMSSAPLVKHTAGAELKTSRPRVMSKSGHSNVRLDKVDGIYLLYLQDLWTTVIDMKWRYKLTLFAATFVMTWFLFGVIYYAIAFIHGDLEPRLQASNHTPCILKVDSLTGAFLFSLESQTTIGYGVRSITEECPHAIFLLVAQLVITTLIEIFITGTFLAKIARPKKRAETIKFSHCAVITKQNGKLCLVIQVANMRKSLLIQCQLSGKLLQTHITKEGERILLNQATVKFHVDSSSESPFLILPMTFYHVLDETSPLRDLTPQNLKDKEFELVVLLNATVESTSAVCQSRTSYVPEEIYWGFEFVPVVSLSKNGKYVADFSQFEQIRKSPDCTFFCADSEKQKLEEKYRQEDQRERELRSLLLQQSNV; encoded by the exons ATGGTAGCCAGGTGGGTGACGGGGAACGAGGACATTCCACCTGCCTTAAGGAAGACACCTGCTGACCtgctga GTGGCCCCACGAACCTGGCCATGGACCCCATCAACATTATGTCCAGTGCTCCCCTGGTGAAACACACTGCCGGAGCTGAACTCAAGACCAGCAGACCCCGAGTCATGTCCAAAAGTGGCCACAGCAACGTGCGACTTGACAAAGTGGACGGCATATACCTCCTCTATCTGCAGGACTTGTGGACAACTGTTATCGACATGAAGTGGCGATACAAGCTCACTCTGTTCGCCGCCACTTTTGTAATGACTTGGTTCCTCTTCGGAGTGATCTACTACGCCATCGCGTTCATTCATGGGGACCTGGAGCCACGGCTGCAGGCGTCCAATCACACTCCCTGCATCTTGAAAGTGGACTCTTTAACGGGGGCGTTCCTCTTTTCGCTGGAGTCCCAGACCACCATTGGCTACGGAGTCCGATCCATCACGGAGGAATGCCCACATGCCATTTTCCTGCTGGTGGCCCAGCTAGTCATCACAACCTTGATTGAGATCTTCATCACGGGCACCTTTCTGGCCAAAATCGCAAGACCCAAAAAGCGAGCCGAAACCATCAAGTTCAGCCACTGCGCAGTCATCACCAAGCAGAACGGGAAGCTGTGCTTGGTGATCCAGGTGGCCAACATGAGGAAGAGCCTCCTGATCCAGTGCCAGCTGTCGGGCAAGCTCCTGCAGACGCACATCACCAAGGAGGGTGAACGGATTCTCCTCAACCAGGCTACCGTCAAGTTCCACGTGGATTCGTCTTCCGAGAGCCCCTTCCTCATTCTGCCCATGACCTTCTACCATGTGCTGGATGAGACGAGCCCCTTGAGAGACCTCACGCCCCAAAACCTCAAAGACAAAGAGTTTGAACTGGTGGTTCTCCTTAATGCCACAGTCGAATCCACCAGCGCGGTCTGCCAGAGCCGGACATCGTACGTCCCAGAGGAAATCTACTGGGGGTTTGAGTTTGTGCCCGTGGTTTCACTCTCCAAAAACGGCAAGTATGTGGCTGATTTCAGTCAGTTTGAACAGATCCGCAAGAGCCCAGACTGCACGTTCTTCTGCGCGGATTCAGAGAAGCAGAAACTTGAGGAGAAGTACCGGCAGGAGgatcagagagagagggagctgAGGTCCCTTCTGCTACAACAGAGCAATGTCTGA